The genomic stretch TTTTTTCTCATGGCTTAATCTGGACTCTGCTGTTTTTATGAAGGACAAAAATGAGTGGTCACGTGAAAGTGAACGGTGCATTTGAATTAATTTTTCTACCGCAAGCAATTTTTTGAGTGATTAAAAGTAGTTATTTTCCGAAATGGATTTTGCACGGTAACATGTTGGACACGCGAAAGCGGTTAGTTACATAACAGAGCTAAAATTCAGTATTAGTCACGTGAAAGTGGACGGTaccttaaaatataattatttttctacaaaaaaatatttctcaTTATAAATATAACAGAAGACTTAGTGAGTATCAACGGTTGACGAGAGCTGCATTCCGGTCTCCcgtttcattttttaattaaaatcaaatttattttcCGCTTTTTCTCAAGCAAAAAATCATTATCATCGCcttagataaacataataatagTAAAGAATGGTAATTTACATTGGTCTTTGTTGGGATGATAATCTTTTTTACTGAACTGATATTTTCATGCATTTGCAAACCTATCAATTGCTCCCCTTAGAGTTTCTACCGCTTATTCTTATTTCACAATTTCACGTACTCCCATAATTGCAATTCACTTATCTATTTATATTAtcctacttattttattttatttcatttaaaaaaagtataatattttattactttaatcaaataataattctatcaaatattttatttattgtaaATCAAATCTTAATTATTTCTGAATCTTCCTGATTACACTATTTATGTAATTTTATATTTCAACTCGAttaatattctaattaaataattatataattaatccaAATCTTGAAAGTTGTAGTATTTTTCAATTCATTCATTCCCTAACAATTATACTTAtagaaaattaaaacataaaataaaaatagtaactACAGATAGGATGTAATTTTTataagaaaaggaaaacaaatacATGAGAAAAGTAAAATTCTCCACACATACAACATAATACAAATACACACATGAAATAAGTAGCACACATAGGTCTTATTTAACATACATATAAAAAAGACTAAATCATATAGAGCTTAGAACATAGGATCTAGCTCTATATTGTATAGTTTATGATGCTTGACCTATAAATGAAAGATTCATTACTCGCCTGATACATCTAGCGATCGAGTAACTGCTCAACTGATTTGGTGAGGAGGTCCTGCAAGCTATGCTCTACAACAAAAGGTTCGTGCTCACCAGGAGGGGGATGTGCAGAGTCATTAGCGTTCCAGAGAAAAACACCATTGAGTTTTGAGTGTTTTTTGAGTTGTATGCATCCGGCAATAAAAGTCTCTCGTGATATCTTATTATCCTTAGCGTCATTCGGGTCGGTGCTAATTCCGGGAAGGACTTTTTGAGGAGGGTAGCCTTTGATTAGATTGTCAAAGATCACTACAAAGTCCTTAACCGTGGatacaatatttttttgattGTAGAATTGGTAGTCAACCCAATTGATATTGGCACTGTTTGCATAAAACAAATCACGGTAGTGGGATTCGTTTTTCTCAGATGGAGCAATGGACACCACATCAATATTTAGGTTACCATCATTCTTGAGTTTTGTTATAACTTCTCCTATGCAGTTAACAAACAAGTCATTACTAGTTTTGATAGTTTCATAATTAATGTCAATGCCATCAATTATGTTGCCGCTTTCATTGTTGTATTTTCCGATGAGCACTTTGAGTGAATTTACAGCCTGCCTAGTCCATACAGTTTCCTCAGCAGGAAAGAATGGAGTTTCAACATCACGACCTCCAATGCTTATCACCACCTTTACATTTGGATTATTTTTCTTGAACTCTTTCACTTTATCTGGGCCAAAGTATTCCACATCCCAAGTTTCTTTGAAATTTCCGTTGCCTTTCCCATCTTGGTTATACTCCTCACTTGCAAAGCCCAAAATGAATTGGAATTCAAATCTATTTGAGTTGATGATATCAGTTGGAAAATCACGTAAACTTGTTGAGGATGGCTTCACACCAATGTATTCACGAAAGATAAATTTAGTCATTGTTACAATTTGAAAAGAGGAGGATATGAGTTTAGTTGGCTTTTGTGTTGTGTTTTGAATTAATAACCAACTCTTCTTTCCCTTTTATAACACTACGGATCCAATGAATTAGTGCAAATAAATCTATCTTGATGTCATGCTGCTAACATAACACAAATATTTTTCTCTTAAATGCAAGAACGTCAATAATGTAATATTCAATGACTAACTATAATTGAGTATAAAAAAGGACTAATTATAATACAATTACTAGtcaattagtttatttattttggtgcATCGTGTAATATTCAGTGA from Vicia villosa cultivar HV-30 ecotype Madison, WI linkage group LG4, Vvil1.0, whole genome shotgun sequence encodes the following:
- the LOC131599597 gene encoding chitinase 2-like, with product MTKFIFREYIGVKPSSTSLRDFPTDIINSNRFEFQFILGFASEEYNQDGKGNGNFKETWDVEYFGPDKVKEFKKNNPNVKVVISIGGRDVETPFFPAEETVWTRQAVNSLKVLIGKYNNESGNIIDGIDINYETIKTSNDLFVNCIGEVITKLKNDGNLNIDVVSIAPSEKNESHYRDLFYANSANINWVDYQFYNQKNIVSTVKDFVVIFDNLIKGYPPQKVLPGISTDPNDAKDNKISRETFIAGCIQLKKHSKLNGVFLWNANDSAHPPPGEHEPFVVEHSLQDLLTKSVEQLLDR